CATCAAGGAAGTCAGAGGGCTCGGCCTGATCCTCGGCATGCAACTTGACATCGAAGGGGCCGGGATCGTCACCAAGGCGCTCGAGCGGGGGCTGCTGATTAACTGCACCGTCGGCACCGTCCTCCGTTTTCTGCCGCCACTCACGGTGACACAGAACGAAATCGACGAGGCGATGGAAATCCTCGACGAGATTTTGAAAGAGATGTAAAAAGACCAAGAGCATAAAGGCGGTTTAACGCAAAGTCGCAATGACGCCAAGAGAAGAATGCTTATTCTGAGAAACTCTTGGCAGATCATTCAGTTCTGGTCTATAACCAAAAACTTTTTTATAGATTTACTTTGCGCCTTCGCGCCTTTGCGTTGAAAAACATATTTTGAATTATTTGGTGTCTTCGTG
Above is a genomic segment from Desulfuromonas sp. containing:
- a CDS encoding aspartate aminotransferase family protein, translating into IKEVRGLGLILGMQLDIEGAGIVTKALERGLLINCTVGTVLRFLPPLTVTQNEIDEAMEILDEILKEM